A section of the Zavarzinella sp. genome encodes:
- a CDS encoding TIGR03067 domain-containing protein: MMTSLVVGLTLVLGAPVPKGKEKPKEVVIEGEWRVVAIDGGPKELPPGGLIMRFEKDKVAIIEAGKEKPEMADYTLNREKTPYEIDIKPNPGQVPANVKIDIPTIKGILEITEDTMKLCFSRPDKGGRPTEFKGTPDVIFFTLKRETPQKK; encoded by the coding sequence ATGATGACGTCATTAGTGGTGGGTTTAACACTGGTACTCGGTGCTCCAGTTCCCAAAGGAAAAGAGAAACCCAAGGAAGTGGTCATTGAAGGGGAATGGCGTGTCGTTGCAATTGATGGCGGCCCGAAAGAATTACCCCCAGGTGGGCTGATCATGCGATTCGAAAAAGACAAAGTTGCGATCATTGAAGCTGGCAAAGAAAAGCCCGAAATGGCCGATTACACGCTAAATCGGGAAAAGACTCCTTACGAGATCGACATCAAGCCCAATCCAGGCCAGGTGCCAGCAAATGTAAAAATTGACATTCCTACAATCAAGGGAATCCTCGAAATCACAGAAGACACGATGAAACTGTGTTTCAGCCGACCAGACAAAGGCGGCCGCCCCACCGAGTTCAAAGGGACTCCAGATGTAATCTTCTTTACGCTGAAACGAGAAACACCACAGAAGAAGTAG
- a CDS encoding RluA family pseudouridine synthase has product MAEHVFVVGRNDVDQTVAAFLRLRLQLTWSEAKNLVASGVVRVASQKVSDPAFRLKLGKKVEIIQPKPAAKENEWAAKPFQDTKKADAKPTKSVKPVKIRKPDELLPTIIYSDDTIVVVDKPTGLTTMRHPEEAAEFGEHAQQFLPTTLADMLPAMLGRPGKQVKAVHRIDNETSGLVVFARTKIAQEHLDEQFREHRIERRYQALARGKVKPGKIETTIVRDRGDGRRGTGTGEGAKTATTKVKVLERFHEFSFIECQLETGRTHQIRIHLGEQGTPLCGETIYDRPINGQPLPDKSGAKRIKLHAAVLGLVHPVTGEKLRWEAPLPEDFRQILNRLRAESAELYAE; this is encoded by the coding sequence ATGGCTGAACATGTTTTTGTGGTGGGGCGAAATGATGTCGATCAAACGGTCGCTGCATTTTTGCGTTTACGGTTGCAATTGACCTGGTCGGAAGCAAAGAATCTGGTGGCTTCCGGAGTGGTGCGGGTCGCCAGTCAGAAAGTCAGCGATCCGGCATTTCGCCTGAAGCTGGGCAAAAAAGTTGAAATTATTCAGCCCAAACCTGCCGCAAAAGAAAATGAATGGGCGGCCAAGCCCTTTCAAGACACCAAAAAGGCCGATGCCAAACCCACGAAATCGGTCAAACCGGTGAAGATCCGCAAGCCGGATGAGCTACTCCCCACCATTATTTACTCGGACGATACCATTGTGGTGGTGGACAAGCCAACTGGGCTGACCACCATGCGGCATCCGGAAGAAGCTGCGGAGTTTGGAGAGCATGCCCAGCAATTTCTGCCAACAACGCTGGCAGATATGCTCCCTGCAATGTTGGGGCGGCCCGGAAAGCAGGTGAAAGCAGTTCACCGCATTGACAACGAAACCAGTGGTCTGGTGGTCTTTGCCCGCACCAAAATTGCCCAGGAACACCTGGACGAACAGTTTCGGGAACACCGGATCGAACGACGCTATCAGGCGCTGGCACGTGGCAAAGTAAAGCCAGGCAAGATTGAAACCACCATCGTCCGTGATCGTGGGGATGGCCGACGGGGTACTGGAACCGGTGAGGGTGCGAAAACAGCCACCACCAAAGTTAAAGTATTAGAAAGATTTCATGAGTTTTCTTTCATAGAATGCCAGCTTGAAACGGGTCGCACGCACCAGATTCGTATCCACCTGGGGGAACAGGGGACACCACTTTGTGGGGAAACGATTTACGATCGCCCCATTAATGGGCAGCCACTACCAGATAAAAGTGGTGCGAAACGGATTAAGCTGCACGCGGCAGTGTTGGGATTGGTGCACCCAGTCACTGGTGAAAAATTACGTTGGGAAGCACCACTGCCAGAAGATTTTCGCCAGATCCTGAATCGGCTGCGAGCAGAATCTGCGGAACTCTATGCAGAATAA
- a CDS encoding PQQ-binding-like beta-propeller repeat protein: MRNVVGAIILAVGCGTALHADFLDKKATQWHQWRGPNGTGYAPDANPPTKWDENTNIRWKAPLVGRGSATPIVWENQVIVLTAVETDKIADKLPPADPRFQTRTERPNRYYQFIVFSFDRQTGKQLWKTIVAEAVPHEGCHATHSYAAGSPTTDGTRIYACFGSQGIFALDFSGKVLWKQNLGQLHTRLGWGEAVTPVYHKDSLYLNWDQEADSKLYCLDAATGKTRWVVDRDEKSSWNTPLLVNHNETTQVVLNGTTRIRGYHAESGKLIWECPGMTTNAIPSPVADDKWIYVMSGYRGAAAVAIPIDAKGNVAKSQLGWSYDKATPYVPSPLLVNNRLYFSQTTQPVFSSLDTTTGKPVIDRERLPSATSFYASPAASKSHIYYPDRTGTTVVLKLGDQFDVVSVNTLKDELDASPVLLGKTLFLRGHKNLYCIEETSK, translated from the coding sequence ATGCGAAACGTGGTAGGGGCGATCATTCTGGCGGTGGGCTGCGGCACCGCACTGCATGCCGATTTTCTGGATAAAAAAGCCACACAGTGGCATCAATGGCGCGGGCCCAATGGAACTGGCTACGCACCTGATGCCAACCCACCTACTAAGTGGGATGAAAATACCAATATTCGCTGGAAGGCACCTCTTGTCGGTCGGGGCAGTGCCACGCCAATCGTTTGGGAAAACCAGGTAATTGTGCTGACGGCTGTGGAAACAGACAAAATTGCCGACAAATTGCCCCCAGCCGATCCTCGATTTCAGACCAGAACAGAACGGCCGAACCGTTACTATCAATTCATCGTTTTTTCATTTGATCGTCAGACTGGCAAGCAATTGTGGAAGACTATTGTCGCAGAAGCAGTGCCCCACGAAGGGTGCCATGCCACGCATTCGTATGCTGCGGGTTCCCCAACTACCGATGGCACAAGGATTTATGCCTGTTTTGGCTCTCAGGGAATCTTTGCACTCGATTTCAGCGGCAAGGTGCTCTGGAAACAGAATCTGGGTCAACTGCACACTCGCCTGGGGTGGGGGGAAGCTGTGACACCGGTCTACCACAAGGACAGCCTGTATCTGAACTGGGATCAGGAGGCGGATTCGAAGCTTTATTGCCTCGACGCTGCAACGGGAAAAACCCGGTGGGTGGTTGATCGCGATGAAAAATCTTCGTGGAATACGCCGTTGCTGGTTAACCACAACGAAACTACCCAAGTTGTGTTGAACGGCACCACGCGGATTCGTGGTTACCACGCAGAGAGCGGGAAATTGATCTGGGAATGCCCTGGGATGACTACAAACGCCATTCCATCGCCAGTGGCAGATGACAAATGGATTTATGTGATGAGTGGCTATCGGGGTGCGGCAGCGGTCGCGATTCCGATTGATGCCAAAGGAAACGTCGCAAAGTCTCAACTGGGCTGGAGTTACGACAAGGCGACCCCGTATGTTCCTTCGCCACTGCTGGTGAATAATCGCCTGTATTTCAGTCAGACCACCCAGCCGGTCTTCAGTAGTCTGGACACAACGACGGGCAAACCAGTGATCGATCGGGAGCGGTTACCCAGTGCCACCAGCTTTTATGCATCACCCGCTGCAAGCAAATCCCACATCTATTATCCAGACCGCACCGGTACCACCGTGGTGCTCAAATTGGGCGATCAATTCGATGTGGTATCAGTCAACACGCTGAAAGACGAATTAGATGCCTCGCCCGTATTACTTGGTAAAACGCTATTCCTGCGTGGTCATAAAAACCTGTACTGCATTGAAGAAACCAGCAAATAG
- a CDS encoding DUF1559 domain-containing protein: MYSFAKNKRILRRGFTLIELLVVIAIIAILIGLLLPAVQKVREAANRTKCKNNFKQIGIGIHTHVATFDGQLPQGEATFPGPAPGHASIPARRLSMFTRLLPFIEQDNVYKMINTDWIWCESRNGILNRAAARTRLKTFMCPCSPRYDQYVMIEDPREPRGNV; encoded by the coding sequence ATGTATTCTTTTGCCAAGAACAAACGTATATTGAGACGCGGTTTCACATTGATTGAACTTTTGGTGGTAATCGCCATTATTGCAATTTTGATTGGCTTACTGCTTCCTGCGGTACAAAAAGTGCGGGAAGCTGCCAACCGAACGAAATGCAAGAACAATTTCAAACAGATTGGAATTGGTATTCACACCCACGTGGCAACCTTTGATGGTCAATTACCCCAGGGAGAAGCGACTTTTCCTGGGCCCGCACCCGGTCATGCAAGTATTCCAGCTCGGCGGTTAAGCATGTTCACCCGCCTGCTGCCGTTTATTGAACAGGACAATGTTTACAAAATGATCAACACCGATTGGATCTGGTGTGAATCCCGAAATGGCATTCTCAACCGAGCAGCAGCCAGAACCCGTTTAAAAACCTTTATGTGTCCGTGCAGCCCACGATATGATCAATACGTAATGATCGAAGATCCAAGAGAACCCAGGGGCAACGTTTGA
- a CDS encoding DUF1559 domain-containing protein, translating into MTDGTSNTILVVEMADKSARWQTGQMISPPTTQIYNNSNNGAWANGGSNNSLRGWDTTGTIQFGQYSVNKSNGADVYAFHPGGAYVIMGDGSVQYLKENTTAIVVSQLISYNEGEVVTLD; encoded by the coding sequence ATTACGGATGGCACGTCCAACACGATTCTGGTGGTAGAAATGGCAGACAAATCTGCTCGATGGCAAACGGGTCAAATGATCTCCCCACCAACAACACAGATTTACAACAACAGTAATAACGGTGCCTGGGCAAATGGTGGCAGCAACAACAGCCTTCGTGGTTGGGATACTACAGGTACTATTCAGTTTGGGCAATACAGTGTCAACAAATCAAACGGAGCGGATGTCTACGCTTTCCATCCCGGTGGTGCCTACGTGATTATGGGTGATGGGTCAGTGCAATATCTCAAGGAAAACACAACTGCAATCGTAGTAAGCCAACTCATTTCTTACAACGAGGGCGAAGTTGTCACACTCGACTGA
- a CDS encoding DUF1559 domain-containing protein, giving the protein MPSCFRRASTIPGFLVLLAFCLIIGGLLLPVIQLTRISRHRLQCTENLRKIGVGATGYADTHGVLPRNEVRPPRHSWNTEILPYIGEEKLARLFSPDHEWWDNAASNNRNLASKQVATFLCPAAPHPKRLVLTKDPNSPEKSFPTAATDYVGSAGAYYENNDPDSLHVGAMHHRKVNQRIRIADIPDGTTNTLFVVEMADKPNRWQAGKLSDDRLTEVQMPALAGQ; this is encoded by the coding sequence ATGCCAAGCTGTTTTCGGCGAGCAAGTACAATACCTGGGTTCCTGGTTCTCCTGGCATTTTGCCTGATAATCGGTGGCTTGCTACTCCCAGTCATTCAACTAACCCGCATTAGCAGACATCGCCTTCAGTGTACTGAAAACTTGCGAAAAATTGGTGTGGGAGCGACTGGCTACGCGGATACCCATGGGGTGTTACCTCGTAACGAAGTCCGACCTCCACGACACAGTTGGAATACCGAAATCCTCCCTTACATTGGTGAGGAAAAATTAGCAAGATTATTTTCACCTGATCATGAATGGTGGGATAATGCTGCATCCAACAATCGTAACCTTGCAAGCAAGCAAGTTGCAACATTTCTGTGCCCAGCAGCACCACATCCGAAACGTTTGGTGCTCACGAAAGATCCTAATTCTCCTGAAAAGAGTTTTCCAACTGCTGCCACAGATTATGTTGGTTCCGCAGGTGCCTATTACGAAAATAATGATCCCGATAGCCTGCATGTGGGTGCAATGCACCATCGGAAAGTAAACCAGCGGATTCGGATTGCAGATATTCCTGATGGCACCACAAATACTCTTTTCGTGGTGGAAATGGCGGACAAGCCCAATCGCTGGCAGGCCGGCAAACTATCCGATGATCGCCTCACAGAAGTGCAGATGCCCGCTCTTGCGGGGCAGTAG
- a CDS encoding DUF1501 domain-containing protein has protein sequence MSGWLNVLANDAPAKPVKSIILLWLNGGPSTIDMWDLKPDHKNGGPFCEIATTAPGVRIAENFPRLAKFGKELVLLRSMSTREGDHYRANYLLRTGYTPLNAIHFPSFGAIIAKELGHDSSDLPNFVSIAPARIASNLGAGFLGQKYAPLIVGDQASPEKGLIIPDIARNNNIPDASQHARLALLDGIEQQFSASHRSAVIESIQSATARAARMMRPKVAAAFHLEQENPETIASYGKGLFAQGCLLARRLVERGVPFIEVTLDGWDTHSNNFDRVKELSGIVDSAFAALLEDLKTRGLLEHTLVVCQGEFGRTPRINNSTGRDHWPAAWALAMAGGGIPGGQILGKTTTDGMSVDGESILVPNLLATLATKVGVDPQKQNMSNVGRPIRIADPDAKPIKELL, from the coding sequence ATGTCTGGTTGGCTGAATGTGTTGGCAAATGATGCGCCCGCAAAGCCAGTAAAATCAATCATTCTCCTGTGGCTGAACGGAGGGCCATCGACCATTGATATGTGGGATCTGAAGCCGGACCACAAGAATGGTGGGCCTTTTTGCGAAATTGCTACTACCGCACCAGGGGTGCGAATTGCTGAAAATTTTCCAAGGTTGGCAAAGTTTGGCAAAGAACTTGTGCTCCTTCGCTCGATGAGCACTCGTGAAGGCGATCATTACAGAGCGAATTACCTGTTACGCACTGGGTATACGCCACTGAATGCAATTCATTTTCCTTCATTTGGTGCGATAATTGCCAAAGAGCTGGGCCACGATTCGTCTGATTTACCCAACTTTGTCAGCATCGCACCTGCCCGCATTGCGAGTAATCTTGGGGCTGGTTTTCTAGGGCAAAAATATGCCCCATTGATCGTGGGAGATCAGGCATCTCCCGAGAAAGGCCTCATCATTCCTGATATTGCCAGAAATAACAATATTCCTGATGCTTCTCAACACGCTCGTTTAGCCTTATTGGACGGGATTGAACAGCAATTTAGTGCATCCCACAGATCGGCAGTGATTGAAAGTATTCAATCTGCCACCGCACGTGCCGCACGGATGATGCGTCCCAAGGTGGCAGCAGCATTTCATCTGGAACAGGAAAATCCGGAAACAATTGCCAGCTACGGCAAAGGTCTGTTTGCCCAGGGTTGTTTACTTGCCCGCCGATTGGTGGAACGTGGGGTACCGTTTATCGAAGTAACACTCGATGGATGGGATACCCACAGCAATAATTTTGACAGAGTAAAAGAGCTTTCTGGTATTGTCGATTCTGCATTTGCTGCCCTTCTGGAAGATCTCAAAACGCGTGGTCTGCTGGAACATACTCTCGTGGTTTGTCAGGGTGAATTTGGCAGGACCCCACGAATAAACAATTCTACAGGTCGTGATCATTGGCCTGCTGCCTGGGCACTGGCCATGGCTGGTGGAGGTATTCCAGGCGGACAGATCCTTGGAAAAACAACCACTGATGGAATGTCTGTCGACGGAGAGTCGATTCTGGTGCCGAATCTGCTTGCTACTCTGGCAACCAAAGTGGGTGTCGACCCGCAGAAACAAAACATGTCTAATGTGGGTAGACCAATTCGTATTGCAGACCCGGATGCGAAGCCCATCAAGGAGTTACTGTAA
- a CDS encoding DUF1553 domain-containing protein: MTTILRIIPWMLAVTFPAVAWTATPLELAKKIDDHLKARWALERITPAQLVDDDAFLRRIYLDLVGRIPTIAEVRDFRRDRSPDKRAQIIDRLSSTNGHYHFFASVLRRDWFPQTDTPQFTNLAREIEGWLALKLKEAAPMDDMVRQLMVASRSNSAPKTPTTFLTVSENKPEMLAANTTRAFLGLNLDCAQCHNHPFAHWKRTQFWETAAFFTSLNGESAGKFEIALDGTKNLVSARFLTENSPVWPRKLDLYSGRQVLAAWVTARENPYFAKNAVNRVWAHFFGNGLVEPLDDLSDENPSVLPELLDLLAQEFVRSKFNVNFLIQSIANTQVYQLTSKTVGTDRTKQQFFALATVRGLTGEQLYDSLHVAAGFPPERDDLSKPLGATNRQIFAAKFQVPRANDADRSILQALSLMNGSITHKLTDRTTSPTLRAVVEAPFLDPPQKVEALYLAAYGRMPTAKEIQLIKAHFSHAGGEKAALSDLFWALLNSSEFSTNH; the protein is encoded by the coding sequence ATGACTACTATTCTCAGAATCATTCCATGGATGCTAGCTGTCACTTTTCCTGCTGTTGCGTGGACAGCAACTCCGCTGGAACTGGCAAAGAAAATCGATGATCACCTGAAAGCACGCTGGGCATTAGAACGGATAACGCCAGCACAGCTCGTGGATGATGACGCCTTTCTACGCCGAATCTACCTCGATCTGGTGGGACGCATTCCCACCATCGCGGAAGTCCGTGATTTCCGACGGGATCGTTCGCCTGATAAGCGAGCACAGATCATTGATCGACTTTCATCAACTAATGGCCATTATCATTTTTTCGCCAGCGTGTTGCGCAGAGACTGGTTTCCACAAACAGATACGCCACAATTCACGAATCTTGCCAGAGAAATTGAGGGTTGGCTCGCACTGAAATTGAAAGAGGCAGCCCCCATGGATGACATGGTGCGTCAACTGATGGTAGCCAGCCGATCGAATTCTGCACCCAAAACCCCCACCACATTTCTGACGGTGAGTGAGAATAAACCAGAAATGCTGGCAGCAAATACAACTCGGGCATTTTTGGGCTTGAATCTGGATTGCGCGCAATGCCACAACCACCCCTTTGCTCACTGGAAACGCACTCAATTCTGGGAAACAGCAGCTTTCTTTACCAGCTTGAACGGCGAATCTGCTGGAAAATTCGAAATTGCGTTGGATGGGACTAAAAACTTAGTTTCAGCCAGGTTTCTGACAGAGAATAGTCCTGTTTGGCCGAGGAAACTCGATTTGTACAGTGGCAGGCAAGTATTGGCAGCCTGGGTGACAGCTCGGGAAAATCCTTACTTTGCCAAAAATGCGGTAAACCGCGTTTGGGCCCACTTTTTCGGCAACGGACTTGTTGAGCCGCTCGATGATTTGAGCGATGAAAACCCTTCAGTTCTACCTGAATTACTGGACTTACTTGCTCAGGAATTCGTGCGGTCGAAATTTAATGTGAATTTTCTCATACAATCCATCGCGAACACACAAGTTTACCAGTTAACCTCCAAAACAGTGGGGACCGATCGCACCAAGCAACAGTTTTTTGCTCTCGCAACCGTACGTGGGCTGACAGGAGAACAATTGTACGATAGTCTTCATGTTGCTGCTGGTTTCCCACCGGAAAGAGATGACCTCAGCAAACCGCTGGGTGCCACCAATCGACAAATATTCGCTGCTAAATTTCAGGTTCCTCGTGCGAATGATGCAGACAGATCAATTTTGCAGGCGTTGTCCTTAATGAATGGATCCATCACCCACAAATTGACCGATCGTACCACTTCTCCCACGCTGCGTGCTGTGGTGGAAGCCCCTTTTCTGGACCCACCTCAGAAAGTTGAAGCGTTGTATCTGGCAGCTTATGGCAGAATGCCGACAGCAAAAGAAATCCAACTGATAAAGGCGCACTTTTCACATGCAGGTGGGGAGAAAGCAGCGTTGTCCGACCTGTTCTGGGCATTACTCAATAGCAGCGAGTTCAGTACCAACCACTGA
- a CDS encoding DUF2828 family protein, translating to MAAQSWDEINFNAIPGKAMLLHTSQLGKDKQNVFERHDQIERLKDWVLRQPRVKFNGYPYELTKAAAMSRNPTLIQKLIYNRQFETLLDFLRDHKLGNTLACLDTSGSMKMEVCGPTTAYDICLSMGLVFSALNVGHFKDVVVAFDSESSLIKLAGEFCDRLHHLERMTTAWGSTNFQSVIDLLVKVRTESPEIPVDQYPETLLIISDMQFNPVDGNTETNYTTAMKKLSSVGLSDVRIIWWVVNGAGTDFPSQMHDRGVYMIGGFDPSNIKALLGLTTTKPENEKNLIAPSQETPLDGMMNFFDQPIFRLVT from the coding sequence ATGGCTGCCCAAAGCTGGGATGAAATTAATTTCAATGCCATCCCTGGCAAGGCGATGTTGTTACACACCTCACAACTGGGGAAAGACAAGCAGAATGTGTTTGAAAGACACGATCAGATTGAGCGATTGAAAGACTGGGTGCTTCGCCAGCCACGGGTCAAGTTCAATGGTTATCCCTACGAACTGACAAAAGCAGCTGCAATGTCCAGGAATCCAACATTGATTCAGAAACTGATCTACAATCGTCAGTTCGAAACACTGCTCGATTTTCTGCGCGACCACAAATTGGGCAATACTCTGGCATGTCTGGATACTTCAGGCTCCATGAAAATGGAAGTATGTGGACCCACCACAGCCTATGACATCTGCCTCAGCATGGGGCTGGTATTCAGTGCTCTGAATGTGGGCCATTTCAAGGATGTGGTGGTTGCTTTCGACAGTGAAAGTTCGCTGATAAAACTGGCTGGAGAGTTCTGCGATCGATTGCACCACCTGGAACGGATGACGACTGCATGGGGTTCAACCAACTTCCAGAGTGTCATTGATCTGTTGGTGAAAGTACGCACGGAAAGCCCGGAAATCCCTGTGGATCAATACCCGGAAACACTGCTGATCATCAGTGACATGCAGTTCAACCCGGTAGATGGAAACACGGAAACGAACTACACTACAGCGATGAAAAAACTCTCATCTGTTGGTTTGTCGGATGTGCGGATCATCTGGTGGGTTGTCAATGGTGCCGGAACTGATTTCCCCAGCCAGATGCATGACCGCGGCGTGTACATGATTGGTGGTTTTGATCCATCGAATATCAAAGCATTACTTGGTCTGACTACAACCAAGCCAGAAAATGAGAAGAATCTCATCGCTCCTTCCCAAGAGACCCCGCTGGATGGGATGATGAACTTTTTTGACCAACCAATATTCCGCCTGGTCACATAG
- a CDS encoding PhoH family protein — translation MQETTSQQLTLDSREEAVLLFGNRDQNLKLLRDSLGVRVVARGSTVHIDGDEEAVQQAMRALHQMRGVIRKHGDIAPEDVKTTIELVMAGSERGTSNNLTILEGGKYLRSRTDGQARYVHALRENDVVICVGPAGTGKTYLAVGMALTLLRQGTVKKIVLVRPAVEAGERLGFLPGDLVAKINPYLRPLLDALSDLMDREQVKKYMESEVIEIVPLAYMRGRTLNNSVIILDEGQNASIAQMKMFLTRMGMNSKIIVTGDATQIDLPPNVKSGLVDAVQRLRNVKGLAIVHLDETDIVRHPLVSRIVMAYEAESRRKAPPQGKE, via the coding sequence ATGCAAGAAACCACATCGCAGCAATTAACCCTCGATAGCAGAGAAGAAGCGGTGCTGTTATTCGGCAACCGAGACCAGAACTTAAAATTGTTGCGGGACAGCCTGGGGGTGCGGGTGGTGGCTCGAGGTTCTACCGTCCACATCGATGGCGACGAAGAGGCTGTGCAACAGGCAATGCGGGCCCTCCACCAGATGCGTGGGGTGATTCGCAAGCATGGCGACATCGCACCTGAAGATGTGAAAACTACGATCGAACTGGTGATGGCAGGTTCCGAACGAGGAACTTCCAACAATCTGACTATTCTGGAAGGTGGAAAATACCTTCGGTCCCGTACCGATGGGCAGGCACGTTATGTCCATGCGTTGCGGGAAAACGATGTGGTGATCTGCGTTGGACCTGCAGGTACCGGTAAAACCTACCTGGCAGTGGGCATGGCTCTCACCTTGTTGCGGCAAGGCACCGTTAAAAAAATTGTTCTGGTTCGACCTGCTGTGGAGGCCGGGGAACGGCTGGGCTTTTTACCAGGCGACCTCGTTGCGAAAATTAACCCCTACCTACGCCCACTGCTCGATGCCCTGAGCGATCTGATGGATCGCGAGCAGGTAAAGAAGTACATGGAAAGCGAGGTCATTGAAATTGTTCCATTGGCATACATGCGTGGTCGAACGCTTAATAATTCGGTGATTATTCTGGACGAAGGACAGAACGCCAGCATTGCCCAGATGAAAATGTTTCTCACCCGAATGGGGATGAATTCCAAGATCATCGTGACGGGCGATGCTACTCAGATCGATTTGCCACCAAACGTCAAAAGTGGTCTGGTCGATGCGGTGCAGCGGTTACGAAATGTAAAAGGGCTGGCGATTGTTCATCTGGATGAAACCGATATCGTGCGACATCCACTGGTATCACGGATTGTGATGGCTTATGAAGCGGAAAGCCGACGGAAAGCCCCACCCCAGGGCAAAGAATAA
- a CDS encoding homogentisate 1,2-dioxygenase translates to MPYYQQLGTIPAKRHIQFPNPGGGFLQEGIYYEEVVTTEGFHRAYSIVYHLRPPTRVLKMEAAAPYSAEVLAPQELRHIHLKTAPMPRGGDVISGRVPMFCNSDVTLTRCRPDSQQQMLFRNATHEELWFIHHGSGVLKTMFGEQPVRQLDYVLIPRSTTYQFVWDNPNEADLLLIESRPTIRFPNRYLNPDGQFQLGAPFSERDLQGPKSLVPVDDESPTEVMIQDSGRRTIYTLASHPFDVVGWDGCHYPFTFNALDFEPITGKIHQPPPIHQTFQTDAFVVCTFAPRQLDYHPQAIKVPYAHSNVESDEVLYYVLGQFGSRKGVEQGSFTMHPRGIAHGPHPGTIMGSRDATSTNELAVMVDTFAALLPTKQAWVYDDPQYPYSWL, encoded by the coding sequence ATGCCGTATTATCAGCAACTGGGAACGATCCCTGCCAAACGCCATATCCAGTTCCCAAATCCAGGTGGTGGGTTTCTGCAGGAAGGTATCTACTACGAAGAAGTAGTAACCACGGAGGGCTTCCACCGTGCCTACAGCATTGTCTATCACCTGCGGCCACCAACGCGGGTGCTGAAAATGGAAGCTGCGGCACCTTATTCTGCGGAAGTGCTTGCCCCACAAGAACTTCGGCATATCCACCTGAAAACAGCCCCCATGCCACGTGGGGGCGATGTTATTTCTGGTCGCGTACCGATGTTTTGTAACAGCGATGTTACTTTGACACGTTGTCGACCAGATTCGCAGCAGCAGATGTTGTTTCGAAATGCCACCCACGAAGAATTATGGTTTATCCACCATGGCAGTGGCGTGCTGAAAACCATGTTTGGTGAACAGCCAGTGCGGCAGCTTGATTACGTGCTGATTCCACGAAGCACCACCTACCAGTTTGTGTGGGATAATCCCAATGAAGCTGACTTACTGTTGATCGAATCGCGTCCCACAATTCGTTTTCCTAATCGATATTTGAATCCGGATGGGCAGTTTCAGCTTGGAGCACCATTTTCTGAACGCGACCTGCAAGGTCCGAAATCGCTGGTTCCGGTGGATGATGAATCACCCACGGAAGTGATGATCCAGGATAGTGGACGTCGAACAATCTATACGCTGGCTTCCCACCCGTTTGATGTTGTGGGCTGGGATGGCTGCCACTATCCGTTTACGTTCAATGCACTTGATTTTGAACCGATTACTGGCAAAATTCATCAGCCACCACCGATCCATCAGACTTTTCAAACCGATGCCTTTGTGGTTTGTACGTTTGCCCCACGTCAACTGGATTATCACCCACAAGCCATCAAAGTGCCATATGCCCACTCGAATGTGGAATCTGATGAGGTTCTGTATTATGTGTTAGGGCAGTTTGGGAGTCGAAAAGGGGTGGAACAGGGCAGTTTCACCATGCACCCACGTGGGATTGCCCACGGCCCGCACCCAGGCACGATTATGGGCAGTCGCGATGCGACCAGCACCAACGAACTGGCAGTGATGGTGGATACGTTCGCCGCACTGCTGCCTACGAAACAGGCATGGGTATATGATGATCCACAATACCCTTATTCGTGGTTGTAA